The sequence ATATATTATACAGGATATACAGATTTTGAAACAAGACACTTAAAAACACACGACTATAGCCGCAACACTATCATAGCTGCATTGTAGTGATTAAGTTGTTCAGCCAGCTGTAGACTCTATATGTACAATTAGTTTTTAAGAGTGTTATTTACAAAGATGGGCTAAAAGCTGTCTGTCATCTAAAAGGCAAAGGCTCTTGTGTTTAAGTATGTGCAGTTTCATAGCCCTGTGAAAACACAATTATATACACTGTAAACAGCACAGAGCATGAAAATTTCCTCCTCCCAAGAGAAAGTGTATGTGCACTAATATTCCTCTTCCgcatctgctcctcctcctctggttTTCTTGTGAAGAGTGCGGTTAAAGCTGTGGCATGCAGGGACCCAATGATTGTCATGAAGACCTAATTTACACCCAGGGATGCCTTTTTGAGACTTGTGACAGCACATCCAATACCCTGGGCCATATGGTAAAGCTTGACAGTAGGGTTTGGGATGCCACCGGCACAGTGACACATCCCCTTTCACATACTTCTTCTTGCACTGCTTGCACGGATCTTCTTTATAACGTGGATCACGGACCCAGCGGGAATCAGCTGGCCTTATGTTGTAGTATTCAATGATAAATTTGAAGTAACAACAAGTACATTTCAGAGCGACTAGACTCCTAGTGGGGAGCAATCTGAAGATCTTAACCATGATGTGGTGGGGCAGGAAGGCCATATACTGCTGAGGCTCCAAAAGCTGCTGAATTTTAAACCGAGTCTCCAAAAAGTCATGAGACACCTGCCTTTTCAAACAAGAAGTGTCAAGTACCTGCAAAGCACTTTCCATGGGAGATACTGAAAGGGCAAACGGCTCTATGGAAGCACTATTTCTCTCATACATTTTATCATCAGCAGCATCCCCAGTTTGGCCCACTTCTCCTGGCTTTTCTTTAGTACTTTTCCCTAACCCTGTGTGCTCTTGCTTGTTTTGGTGACCAGGATACAGAAAGAACAGCCTCCCTGGAAGTGGATCTTCACCAAAGCTAAAATTAGAAGGCTGCTCTTTCCTGCACCCCTTCTCTGTCTTGGTGACCGATATACTGATGGATAAAGACTCTCTCCTTGTCGGATGCAAATTCAGATTAGGAATAGATACAGGTTCTCTAGCTGAACAATCAACAGTCGTACTCTCGCTCTGCATGGCATCCGAGGACAGCCCAACAGCTACTGGACATGCAGAAGGGACAGATCCCAGAGGTTCCACGATCATTTCAGAATCACCTCTGCTGCTGGGTCTCACTGAGGGTTCTTGATCATGCTTAACACTGATGTTCACCATGTGGATATCCACAGCTGCTACTGCCCCCAAGGACTGCTGACCAGAAGCAGCTCCTTCCCATAATTCATCAGCAGCCGAAGGGCCACGCTTTGTTCTCTGTCCAGCATCATCCACTGTAACGGGATCTTTTAAACTTACCTCCTGGCCAAGGACTTTGGAAGATACCTTCCCAGTGTCACACTCAGACTGCGTGCCATTCGCCAGTAACATCCGCCCTATGTTTCTCCGGAAGCTGTTGTTCCTGGATAGGCTCCCTGCTTCACGTTCGCTCTGGCGCCTCAAGCACTCAGATTCAAGCTTTGCAACCATGTCCAACACACGCACAGGCTCGTTCTGCTGCTCACCACTCCCACAGGTCCCTTTTTCAGAATGTACCTCGCAGGCCCCAGGGGCAGAGAAAGGGTCAGAAGCAGGAAGTGCACCTTTGGATTGCCCACTCAGTCTTGTAGTAGAAGCGTTCGTGCAGTTTTTGGTGCAGTCGGCCAGCAAAGCACTTGCTCTGTGTTCTAGAAAAGCTACCATCTCGATTACAGATAAGGATCGACCTGGAAATATCCCTTCACCGTTGTCATTAACGTAATGTACAGAACAGTGCTCAATGCCGCAAGCAAAAGGCTCAGGCTGGGTGCATCTCCTGTTTGCCTCTCTCATCCTTTCTAATTGAATCTTTGCTTTTATAAGATCCATGGATTTCTTCCTTCGTTTAGCTGATCTTCCATCTATATCCCAGGTGCTTTTAAGTTTCATTGAGCCCATCCTATTGTTGTTGCACTGCTGGGCTGCAAAGAAGGCAATCTTTTCCTTGGTATTCCCAGGTTTCACGACAGCCCAGATATCTAACGGTCCttccccctcatccccctggtgGATTGTTGCAGTTGGGGCATTCTTCTTCTTCTCAACACTTGGGCCTTCTGCTGGAGCTTTCCCACTCATATTGCACATAGTATTAGGATAAATAATTCCCAAAGGCTTTCGAGATGGAGTCACGACCGGGGACGTAGGTAAAATGCTCAGTTTGGTGCAGTTGTTCTTATACTTTTCCTCCTGTGCTGACCTTTGATGGTTCATATGCAGGCCCCTCAGGGAATCTTGGCTTATATCTAGAGATCGCTCTTTCTTCTGTAACTTGAGGTATGGCTTTAAGTGCATGCCAGAAGCcctagaaaacaaaataaaaggaattaTTGTAAAAGCTGCCCAGGGCTCACTTCCCCCTGAATGTGAGTGTCATAAGAATAAGGCCCACAACTGGGGACAGGAGCCACAGGAGggggccagagccaggagagagagCGAGCCAGAATGGCTACAGGGGCAGCAACGATTGCAGTGTTCCCAGCCTGTGATGTCACTGCAGTTCACCCTTGGAGAACTTCCGTTAGCACCCTGTTAATGCTTTGATAAGCCCCAACGACCACAGAAAGGTTCCATTATAATTTCTCTAAAATGTCATGGCAACAgatttgaaatgtaaatattCTCCCCAAAGCGTTTTAGGTTCCACCCAGGGTTCAGTTGTTATAACTATTGATTTAGTCTAGATCCTTGATGCATTCATGGTTTAACCAAACTGTAagccccttctctctctccctctctcaccctcccaaccccccaaaCTTGATATCCAGTCAAGTAGATATCCTTATCTACTGAAAAGGGGTTTTATAAAAAATGATTCAAGCTGAGTAGAGAAATTAGCAATTGTAATTATACCAttatacaaagaaagaaaaggaggacttgtggcaccttagagactaaccaatttatttgagcatgagctttcgtgagccacagctcacttcatcggatgcataccgtggaaactgcagcagactttatatatacacagagaatatgaaacaatacctcctcccaccccactgtcctgctggtaatagcttatctaaagtgatcatcaggtgggccatttccagcacaaatccaggttttctcaccctccaccccctcacacactttggatgggctatcaccagcaggagagtgaa comes from Lepidochelys kempii isolate rLepKem1 chromosome 6, rLepKem1.hap2, whole genome shotgun sequence and encodes:
- the FBXO34 gene encoding F-box only protein 34 isoform X2, producing MHLKPYLKLQKKERSLDISQDSLRGLHMNHQRSAQEEKYKNNCTKLSILPTSPVVTPSRKPLGIIYPNTMCNMSGKAPAEGPSVEKKKNAPTATIHQGDEGEGPLDIWAVVKPGNTKEKIAFFAAQQCNNNRMGSMKLKSTWDIDGRSAKRRKKSMDLIKAKIQLERMREANRRCTQPEPFACGIEHCSVHYVNDNGEGIFPGRSLSVIEMVAFLEHRASALLADCTKNCTNASTTRLSGQSKGALPASDPFSAPGACEVHSEKGTCGSGEQQNEPVRVLDMVAKLESECLRRQSEREAGSLSRNNSFRRNIGRMLLANGTQSECDTGKVSSKVLGQEVSLKDPVTVDDAGQRTKRGPSAADELWEGAASGQQSLGAVAAVDIHMVNISVKHDQEPSVRPSSRGDSEMIVEPLGSVPSACPVAVGLSSDAMQSESTTVDCSAREPVSIPNLNLHPTRRESLSISISVTKTEKGCRKEQPSNFSFGEDPLPGRLFFLYPGHQNKQEHTGLGKSTKEKPGEVGQTGDAADDKMYERNSASIEPFALSVSPMESALQVLDTSCLKRQVSHDFLETRFKIQQLLEPQQYMAFLPHHIMVKIFRLLPTRSLVALKCTCCYFKFIIEYYNIRPADSRWVRDPRYKEDPCKQCKKKYVKGDVSLCRWHPKPYCQALPYGPGYWMCCHKSQKGIPGCKLGLHDNHWVPACHSFNRTLHKKTRGGGADAEEEY
- the FBXO34 gene encoding F-box only protein 34 isoform X1, whose product is MKTSYRAGLHREPLNSTSSTFHQVKRASGMHLKPYLKLQKKERSLDISQDSLRGLHMNHQRSAQEEKYKNNCTKLSILPTSPVVTPSRKPLGIIYPNTMCNMSGKAPAEGPSVEKKKNAPTATIHQGDEGEGPLDIWAVVKPGNTKEKIAFFAAQQCNNNRMGSMKLKSTWDIDGRSAKRRKKSMDLIKAKIQLERMREANRRCTQPEPFACGIEHCSVHYVNDNGEGIFPGRSLSVIEMVAFLEHRASALLADCTKNCTNASTTRLSGQSKGALPASDPFSAPGACEVHSEKGTCGSGEQQNEPVRVLDMVAKLESECLRRQSEREAGSLSRNNSFRRNIGRMLLANGTQSECDTGKVSSKVLGQEVSLKDPVTVDDAGQRTKRGPSAADELWEGAASGQQSLGAVAAVDIHMVNISVKHDQEPSVRPSSRGDSEMIVEPLGSVPSACPVAVGLSSDAMQSESTTVDCSAREPVSIPNLNLHPTRRESLSISISVTKTEKGCRKEQPSNFSFGEDPLPGRLFFLYPGHQNKQEHTGLGKSTKEKPGEVGQTGDAADDKMYERNSASIEPFALSVSPMESALQVLDTSCLKRQVSHDFLETRFKIQQLLEPQQYMAFLPHHIMVKIFRLLPTRSLVALKCTCCYFKFIIEYYNIRPADSRWVRDPRYKEDPCKQCKKKYVKGDVSLCRWHPKPYCQALPYGPGYWMCCHKSQKGIPGCKLGLHDNHWVPACHSFNRTLHKKTRGGGADAEEEY